One Malassezia restricta chromosome III, complete sequence DNA segment encodes these proteins:
- a CDS encoding ADP-ribosylation factor 1: MGLSVSRLLSGLFGKKEMRILMVGLDAAGKTTILYKLKLGEIVTTIPTIGFNVETVEYKNISFTVWDVGGQDKIRPLWRHYFQNTQGIIFVVDSNDRERIPEAREELQRMLNEDELRDALLLVFANKQDLPNAMNAAEITDKLGLHSLRQRQWFIQATCATSGDGLYEGLEWLSTNLKRRA, translated from the exons ATGGGATTGTCTGTTTCGCGACTGCTTTCTGGTCTCTTCGGCAAGAAGGAGATGC GCATTTTGATGGTCGGTCTTGATGCCGCCGGTAAGACGACGATCCTGTACAAGCTCAAGCTCGGTGAGATTGTTACTACGATCCCCACGATCG GTTTCAACGTCGAAACGGTGGAATACAAGAACATCTCCTTCACTGTGTGGGATGTCGGTGGTCAGGACAAGATCCGTCCTCTGTGGCGCCACT ACTTCCAAAATACACAGGGTATTATCTTCGTGGTTGACTCGAATGACCGTGAGCGTATCCCCGAAGCTCGTGAAGAGCTGCAACGCATGCTGAACGAGGACGAGCTTCGTGATGCTCTGCTGCTGGTCTTCGCCAACAAGCAGGACCTGCCAAACGCCATGAACGCTGCCGAAATCACTGATAAGCTGGGCCTGCACagcctgcgccagcgccaaTG GTTCATCCAGGCTACGTGCGCTACGAGCGGTGATGGTCTGTACGAGGGTCTGGAATGG CTCAGCACGAACCTCAAGCGCCGCGCATAA